Below is a window of Lytechinus variegatus isolate NC3 chromosome 4, Lvar_3.0, whole genome shotgun sequence DNA.
TGGGCCATACCCCCTCAAAACAAAATCCTCCGATGACATCATACACGGTTTCAAACAAATCTTGAAACAAAGTCGAGTCCCTATTATGTTACACACGGACAAAGGAAAggaatttttaaacaagaaatttcaagatttcctgaaagaacaaaatattcaatttttcaccACAGAAAACAGCATTAAATGTGCTGTAGCGGAACGTTTTAACCGTACTCTCATGACTAGGGTATACAGGTATTTAACTTTTAACAATTCTTATCAATACTTGTACTGTTAGGGATAAATCGAGAGATGTGGGTAATGTAAACGTACAAGATGTTTCAGGGCCATCCCATCACCAGGGTCAAGGGACTAGCTACGAATCAAATTCTCCACCCCCACCGCATGTTAATTACTATGCATCCTCAGACGAGGAGGACATGGACACGTGCTCGATATATCAGGTGGGTGGGCAGAAGAGAAAACATAGAGATGAGAACGAGATGAAAAGTATCGctagaaaaaaacaagaaacaagAAGAGGTTACCAACAGTAAAACTAGTGTTGAAAAACAGGGAGGTAAAAGAAAAACCAAAACCAATCGTCACAATGAAAGTCAAGTCATGTCAGACTCGGAAAACGAGCTTGAGGATGAATATTTTGGCGAACCCTTTTCTACTCCACCTGAACTATCTTCCACCCCCGAATGGGAATATGTAGATCAAAGGATCTCCAAACGATTTGGTGTTCGGGAGGTATGGTACGATTATAAAAGCAAAATAGAAAAGAACGTCTCAATTGAAAAAGTCTTGGATAATATCAGGTCTTCTCTCGAAAAACTCAAACGTACCATACTGAAAGATACCGAACCAAGGGATTACATTCGTCTCGTTCTTGTCTCTGAACAATTGACTATACCTATAGCATTTCCCTGGGCCTTGGTGAGGGATTTCGATATTGAACTTATCCTTGCACGTATCGAAGAGGTGTTGAATAGTAATCAGCACTTCTTCTTAGAGTGTGGATTTACGATCCGTGTACACCATGTAGTAAACCCTGCGGGAGGTCGTGCTAGAAAGTTCGACGGTATcgaatccaaaatggctgcatTGAAAAAGCGTTCAATTATAACGATACCGCCTGCCACTGATAACATGTGTTTTGCGAAAGCAGTGGTTATCGCTCAATTGCATGCGGAAAGAGATGAGAGATACCGTACATGGACTAGAAACAAGCAACGACCTCCCAGCAAACAATTGCTCAAAATGGCAAAAGAACTGCATATGAAAGCTGGCATAGAACCAGGTATTGTGGATTCAACACAATTTGACGCTTTCCAGAAAGTGTTGTCTCCAAAATACCGATTGATGATCTATAGGGGTAGACGAAGTGAGGCGTTGATATATGCGGGTCCAACAAAGGGAACACCCATTTACCTCTATCTTACAAATAAACACTACAATGTCGTAACGAATCCCGAGGCGTTTTTGTGTGCTTTCCACTTCTGTAACGAGTGTCATGAAACTTACCGCGATCCACGCTTTCACGAGTGTTGTCGTATGTGTATCGATTGTCAATCGACAACTTGCGATCGCGGTAATAAGTGTCATGACGGCCTGCCATCTCCCATAGTGTGTAAAAAATGTGGAATCACATTCATTACAGAACGTTGTTTCGAACTTCATAGTGTTACTCTATTTGAAGGTCAAACGGCTTGTCAACGTAAATTCAAATGCCGCGACTGTGAAAGAGTCTTTGATTTGGATGCTCTCGATGGGGACCCCAAAAATCATAACTGTTCAGATATTTACTGTAAAACTTGTAAAGAGTATGTAGATGGTAGGGTTCATAAGTGTTACATGAAGGTGACCAAAGAGAGTCCCTATTACGTgaacaaaaaatcaaaaaagAATCAAACATCCGAAGAGGACAATTCCCAATCACCAAAAACAgataagaaagagaaagagcctcctgtaaagaaataaatctttttTGACTTCGAGTGTACCCAGGAAACAGGGTTACACGTACCAAATTTTGTGCATGCGTCATGGGAGTGTACTCGATGTATGGATGACGACAGTCCCAACCGCAACTTTCCGCGTTGTGGTCCACCTGAAAACAGACAAATTACATTCGAAGGCAATGATACATTAAGTGACTTTTCTTCATGGTTATTTAGCGAAGATAACAATCATTCAATCGCCATCGCTCACAATGCCAAAGCTTACGATACATATTTCTTGCTCAACCATTTGGTTTCCAAAGGCATTACACCTCAGGTCATTTTGAACGGTGGTAAAATCATTCAACTCAAAACATCAGACCCTACTATCGTGATCAAAGattcattgaatttttttcagatgGCGCTTGGTAAATTGCCGAAAACTTTTGGACTGAAAGAGTTGAAGAAGGGGTActtcccccatttttttaacAAGCGTGATAATGCCAACTACATTGGTCCCCTGCCCGACAAAATGTACTATGGGTTTGACAGTATGATGAAAAGGGATCAGGAAGTCTTCTCCGCATGGTACCGTGAACTGAACGAAGAGGGCTATGTATTTGATATGAAGAAGGAATTACGCGAGTATTGCATTAGTGACGTGCAGATATTACATCAAAGTTGCAAAGTGTTCCGCGGTCACTTTAAAGCACTCACGACTACTCCGACTAATCCCAAAGGCATTGACCCTTTTCTGAAATCTCTTACACTACCCAGCGCTTGCAACCTACTCTATAGAACCAATTACCTACAACCAGGTAAAATTGGTTTAATTCCACAGGATGGTTACACCAGTGCGAAAAAACAATCGATCAGTGCGGGGGAATGGCTCCACCACGAAACCATAACCAAAGGCATAGACATACAACATGCTTTCAATGGGGGAGAACGTATGGTGCACGGGAGATATGTGGACGGATACTGTGAAATGGGGGAGAAAAACACGTGTGGGAATTTTTAGGATGCTTTTATCATGGGTGTCCAAAATGTTTCGTAAACGATGAACAAATGAATTTGATGGTAGGAAAGACAATGAGGGATTTGTACAAGGAAACCATGTGTAGAATGGACCTCCTGCGAAGTGCTGGATACATCGTCCATCATACGTGGGGTCATGAATGGAAACTAGAAAGGGAAAACCCCGAAGTAATAGA
It encodes the following:
- the LOC121413077 gene encoding uncharacterized protein LOC121413077, translating into MSDSENELEDEYFGEPFSTPPELSSTPEWEYVDQRISKRFGVREMALGKLPKTFGLKELKKGYFPHFFNKRDNANYIGPLPDKMYYGFDSMMKRDQEVFSAWYRELNEEGYVFDMKKELREYCISDVQILHQSCKVFRGHFKALTTTPTNPKGIDPFLKSLTLPSACNLLYRTNYLQPGKIGLIPQDGYTSAKKQSISAGEWLHHETITKGIDIQHAFNGGERMVHGRYVDGYCEMGEKNTCGNF